ATAAGCACGAAAATGATTATGTCGATGAGTTTTTCTCCAATGAAAGGTCCGTTCTCTCAGCCATTGTGGTAATACATCAGCAcgtttatatatgtttacaaaattgatcaaatttataaggttttataaatattgttctACAacacttctttttcatttttctgtCTTTATTGTACCTTTATTTAATTCTCTTAATTTTCTTATTAGGTTTACACTAGCATATTCAGAGAGTGTATATCCTGTTGGTGATAAAACATATTGGGATATTCCTCCCCATGTAGCTTCGTTTGTTTGTCGCCCTCCATCTACACGCTTTCCTAGTGGGAGGAGGAAAAAAAAGAGGATACCAAGTTCGTGGGAGTATGGAAAATATCGGCCCATATCTAAACCATCACCCAAGGCTTACAAATGCAGCAGATGTGGACAGAAAGGACACAACAAAGGTAGTTGTGTAAGGCCTATTTGATAACAGAGTAGTATAAAAACTTGTGTgcaattgattattttatatgatgTTATAAGAGAGAATTGGAATCGAATAGATTTTGGGGAACCTTTTACTATTACATTTTATCgttttataatgatttataaagttTACAGGTGTCTAATAGAAGTTATGttccttttatttttacatCTATCATTTTATAATGCTTTATAAATTTTGCAGGTGTCTAATAGAAgttatgttatttattataCGAAATGTGTGGTTACATAAACTACCCTTTATAAATCATTAGGATTCAGATTAATTGTAGAAATTATATGTTCGTTTGATATCTTAGCTTACTTGCatgaacataaataaaatatgtttcctTAGCAAAGGTTTAAGGtacaaaccaaaatatattttcctcATCATGAAGGATTAAGGGACAAGCCAAAAGATGTTCCTCATTGAAGACATCATCAAAAGATAACACACTAAAACTGAAAAAGTTCCATAGATATTTGTTAAAAGTACTAAAAAACTGAAAGAGCTTCATTTCTTCAAATTCGCGATGCTTCTAATCGGCATTTTTAAGATCTTCCAAAACACTTCCTATCACATCATCAGCTGAATCTTTCTCaaattgtttcttttgttttttcgaTTTGGGGGTGCCAACATTGTGTTCCTTTATAAGCATAACAATTAAGAAAATCAGAAATGATAATTGGATGTAGTCAatgaaatttgaaagaatattttataaaccattatacaTAGAGAGATATTTACCTTATTTCCTCTTCCATTCTTCTTTGTAAACTTCACGTGCTTTTTAGATGCATCCTCATTCCCTTCTCCATCCTTCAATTTTAATGACACAATAAGTAAAGTTACATAGAgcatattaaacatttaaaaagtcaatcagtttataaagacttataaatcaGCTTACTTCATTGGTTTCTGCATGATCTTCTACTTGTTGTTGTACTTCACGTGGGGGTGTTACACCTTTCTTCTTTCCCTTATATTACAAGACAAATAAATAACTTAGCAATTTCGATTTTAATAACAGCTGATAATCAGAAAGAacattttataaactattatacaCAGAGAGATATTTACCTTAGTTACTCTTTCACTTTTCCTTGTAACCTTCACGGGCTTTTCATATGCATACTCATTTTCTTCTCCATCCTTCAATTTTGATGacacaataaaaaaagttacataGAGTATACTAAACAACATTTTATAAAGCATTATACACAGAGAGATATTCACCTTAGTTCCTCTTTTACTTTTCCTTGTACCCTTCATGGGCTTTTCAGATGCATCCTCATTTACTTCTCCACCCTTCAATTTTGATGacacaataaaaaaagttacatTGATTATACTAAACAgcattttataaacccttatacaCTGAGAGATATTCACCTTAGTTCCTCTTTTACTTTTCCTTGTACCCTTCATGGGCTTTTCAGATGCATCCTCATTTACTTCTCCACCCTTCAATTTTGATGacacaataaaaaaagttacatTGATTATACTAAACAGCATTTTATAAAGCATTATACACAGAGAGATATTTACCTTAGTTACTCTTTCACTTTTCCTTGTAACCTTCACGGGCTTTTCATATGCATCCTCATTTTCTTCTCCATCCTTCAATTTTGATGacacaataaaaaaagttacataGATTATACTAAACAacattttataaacccttatacaCTGAGAGATATTTACCTTTCTTCCACGTTTCTTTGAACCTTTCACGGGGTTTTCAGATCCATTTTCCTTAGCACCGACGTCAACATCTGTATTGACTTCTGTGTCATCCTCTTGTTGTTGCTCCTCTTCCTCTTGTTTCTGTTCCTATTTCAATTAAaggattacatatttataatgatttataaatttaaaacgattgttcagtttataaagatttataaatcagCTTACTTCATTGGTTTCCGGATTTTCACTCTCTTTATCACCGTCGTCCACATCGTCTTCTgtatcctcttcttcttgttgttcctcttcttcttgtggctgttcctatttaaaaaaaaaaagattacatatTCTTAATGATTTATAATTCTATAACGGTTTTCAATTTATAAAGGGTTATAAATAAGCTTACTTCATTGACTTCTGCGTCATCCTCTTGGTGTTGTTCCTCTTCCTCTTGTGTCTGTCCCTATTTCAATAAAaggattacatatttataatgatttataaatttaaaacgattGTTCAGTttttaaagatttataaatcagCTTACTTCATTGGTTTCCGGATTTTCACTCTCTTTATCACCATCGTCCACATCGTCTTCTGTATcatcttcttgttgttgttcctcttcttcttgtggttgttcctattttaaaaaaaaaattacatatttttaatgatttataattCTATAACGGTTTTCAATTTATAAAGTGTTATAAATAAGCTTACTTCATTGACTTCGACTTCtacatcatcttcatcttgatGTCCTACTTCACGTGGAGGTCTTACACCATTCTTCTTTCTCTAatattacaagaaaaaaaactagcTTAGCAATTTCGAATTTAATAACaacattataaaatatcaaaaataaaataaccttAGCGATTTCCTTTCTTTTGGCATCTATATAAACTCCTAAAACTTCATTTTCGTCAAGTTCATAATCGGCATTCTGTCCATTTACCTGAAATATTATATGTGAGCTCACACACATTGTATTAAGAATATGAAGACGTTATAGATAGCAAACCTTGGTTTTTGTGGCGGCTTCAGTTTCTTTTGACTTCTCAGTTTCCTGTTACAAGTTAGAAGCATATGAATCTTTTTGTCATTTACAACACGAAACAAATATAGAAAGTAGTTTACCTTCACAGTTTCTCCACGAATGTTCAAAAGACCTTCAAGGTACTTCACTCTTTCTTCAAGAGACACTACCTTATTATTGAGGAATTCAATCTTTTCTTGATCAGTTGCATCAATCCCAGGAACAGAATTATTTTCGTCCACTTCAGCTTCAGCAACGGCAATGTCGACACTTCTATTGAGCCAATCTTGTCTCTTCAAACGATATCCTCTTTTGACAAGATCAACAACTCTTCCAAATTCACAGTCAACATCTTCAACCAAGTCGCTATGCAATCCGGGATCTCCAAGGATACATTTGACATCAACCTGACAAGTGTTTGCATATGATCAAACAATCGGTAAAAGAAGAATGCAAAGACTAAAACagttttataaaacattataaacgGTTACCTTCTCCATTTGGTCGAATCTGTTAACCTCCTCAATAGTAAGCGCTTTGGTTTCTTTCCAATGCAAGCACAAGGGAAACTGAATTCCATCATCGCTAATACCAAAGAATGTGCCTAGTTGATTCACAGAAGATAACGCCCAGAGCTGAAGCGCATATATAAAGCCACAAATCGCGTATTGATTATTCTCCGTCAGCTTTGCATAGGTAAAGCTCTTCACTTCTTTCAGTAAATAATCAAAGGCCAAATTCCCCCAGGGATACTTGCAAAACTCTTTGAAATTTCTAGCTCTAAGCAGACGCTCTTCTGGAATACTTGTCACCGGATTGCTTGCCATCAATATCCCTTCCACAAGGATTGTAGCTCCCAATCTTAATCTCTGATCAGCAGTAAGCTCTTTACTCTTTTCGACAAGAAGCTTAAGCAAGGTGTTTAGAGTTTGATTCTTGTTCATCCATggatctttcttcttcttttttgttgctGAAGTCTcggcttcatcttcatctttatcaacaaCACAAGGCAGACCCGTTGTCAAGTGGAATTCTCTTAGAGAAAACCTCATTAGTTGTTCTCCAAAAGTAAACCACAAACCCTTCTCGCCTATATCAATTCTCCTTAAGAGTAAGTGATGAATCAAATGCCTTGAAAACACCATAAGCTTCTGCTTCCTTCCCATCTTAATTACCGGAGCCAAGAATGAATCTTCAAGCTTCTTGAATTCTTTGCCCAAAAGGGTTTCAACTTTACCAACCAACTTCAGATTGGAGCGCTTGTTAATTCTTTGCAATACGACTCCTTTTGTACCAGTTTCGGAGATTCTTTTTGGCAAAGCAATCTTGTCATTAGACTCACTCATCGTTTCACCTGAAACAATTCAAAATGGCAATGTCAAAGATATGTTTTATAATGACTTATAAAGGTTTTGTTTATCAACACTTGTAAATCATAATAGATCATTCTAAAATCGATTAACCACATCAAAAACGAAAGAACTAGCAATGAAATATATCGCAAATGACAGAGTGAGAAGAAGAATCGCTAAGAAGAACCAATAACATTACCGGAGTTAAGAGAAATCGATGGTGAAAAGTAAGTTTTTGTAACCAAAGAAATGTAGAACGGCGGAGTATAAATAGAGATCAAAAGATGCGCTTCAGCTCTGTATCAGAAGAGACGCGAACGGAGGAAGGCGATGAAAAGTCCCGACTTTTTACCCTAATTCGTGacggttttattttttttacactaAGGCCCAATTTCGATTATCAATGTTTAAGGCCCAAGTTTATTTATGGTTTAATGCTTAGAAAACggttttataaactattatagatTAACAAGCTTctgcaaaatatttatatgctttttaaaaaattttattaacccttataaattattatatagagATTCATAAgtctttattaattattgtcaaaatttgtaaatcattttatacagatttataaatcttttaaaattgtttataggTCTTTATATATTAccttattttataaatcttcaTAAAACCTTATAAGCCCTTCAAAAtaattgtcaaaattttatatagatttAGAAGCCCTTGTAAACTATTTATTGCTCTTATAAACTACACATATTTGTAagtctttataaattatttataggctTTTATAAATCATAATCTACATTTTACCTCGTGGAATCTCTTGAGGGTCTATGATTGGAGTGGCTACATCATCCATCATATCTTCTGATTCATGAGGTAATGGTAACTCCTTTCCCTACACATcattagtaaaaatatatagtttaaagataagaaaaagaagcCTATGAGAACACATATATAGGTGATAGTCTAAAACTTACATATATGGTTTCATGGTTTTGTGTTTCAGCCTCAGTGGCTTCTAAAACAGAAGTGTTTCTGTGTCTCTCGAGAGAGGATGTGATTTCTGTGGCATCATCATTCACCTTATCCTCTTCATTGGATTCTAAAACAAGTGTGATACTAGGGCTCTCTTGATCGGATCTGATTTTGGTGGCATCATCATTCAACGTATCATCTTCATCGGTGGCAAGTGTGTTACTAGGACTATCTTGACCGGGTCTGATTGGTGTGCCAGCATTATTTTCAAATTCTCTCTGCAAAAATGGTGTAGGAAGATTTTAAATTGCACcaaaaatgaatacaaattaTGTGTGAGAAAATACCTCATGTGCGCGAATCCAACTACCACCACCTAGCCACTCCATTGACAGCCTAATCTCAGTATAATTAAAAACCGCATCCTCTTTTGTGGCAGCGAAATACACTTTGTATTTGTTTTCAAGGAGAATTTCCGTCACTCGACCTTTGCGCCACCCATGGGTAACAACCACTTCAACATAGTCGTTCAGACTGTACTCTGCACAAAGATCTCGAGGAGGAGATGGCCTTATTTTGCAAATATCAACTATTAAATGTTTTCCTTCCGCTTCATCACTCGAATTTTGTGAGATTGTACATCTTTTGATCAGAAATTTTCTTCTATCATCTCCTTGTTTCCGAACTTCTGTAATTACCAATGCTCGGACCCaaattttttccttttcactTTCACTAATTTCACGGGTCATTTCCACCAACTTCCCTCTCGTAAACATGTGTTGACTCAATACCTTCAATTCCAAAACAATCATATATAAGCTAAAGCCCTCaaacattcaaaattttataacttaaaacatacaaaaaaaaacaataccttGTTTTTGCTTTTGACCCATTTGGAGCCGATCCAATCAGCATGAGGTCTCAGTTGGCTTCTGATGAATCTCATTATGTCTGGTGgatcatcaaagtaaaccaaAAAACTACCATCTGGCCTTTCAACTACGATAACACCAGTCCACCAACCATTATTAAAATAAGCATCCACCACCGACCCTTCCTTGAATACGACACCCTCATTCAGACACTCTGGCGGGACTGGCCGAATAAAACTTCTTTCAATAGTTTCCTTCAAAGGACTTACACCATCTTCGTTGAACATAGTTTTGTAACTAACCCGAAGCTTTTTTCCTGTTACTCTCGTCGGATTTTGCTCGAGGATAGCTCTATACCAAGAACCTCTGAACCCATCTTCTTGAATAGATACTTCTACTTCACAATCTTTGGCAATAGACAaaagttttccttttttcttcaaattatttttcatcttCCTGAGGAGGAATCGGAAATGcagatcacaaaaaaaaaaatcaagaaaagaaagaaactagGTGAATTAAGATCAAATGAACGACATGCATCCAAGAAACTGAAACAAATTGAGattttagataaatcaattaGGTTCCATACAAAAATTCAATTCGATTTTGGAGTGTATATACAAAAGCAGATAGGAATTTCAATTTGAtctaaattgaatataaaaaatcaaaagagaatACAGTGAATGTTCTTGAATTAACTTTTGCTAAATTCGATTCAAGTTGAATTGGAACTGAAACTGAAACAGATTGAGATTTTAAGTCAATCAATTAGgtttcaaacaaaaattcaaTTCAATTTAGATTGTTGATTCAAAAATGAAGATGAAACTCAATTACCTTTTGCCACGATAATGATTCAAAATGGGGAAGATTGTTGtgttgattcttcttcttgaaaTTTACGGACATAGAGAAACGATGAAGAAAtgatagaaaacaagaaagcaaaaaaaaaaacgtgtcatagtgaagaagatgaagacgtGTCGCGTGAGAAGAGTTAAATTTACTGTTTTGCCATCCCTTTtggtaaatgataaaaaaacagaTAAATCGTTGAGGTCATGGGTCGAACACGGGTTTCTGTCTAAATTGAAATTTTAAGCAACCTCAACTTACCACTAGACCATATTACTTACTCGTTATGATTAGCACGTATACTCATAATGTTGCTTACATATCatcatttttgtatataaactgatttagaagcctttataaattacttttttttatagatttataagtctttataacttttaaattccCCTTTATATATCCTCGTATTGGTGTttacatatcattatttttgtatataatatttgtaaactgatttagaagcctttataaattactttttttatagatttataagtctttataacttttaaattccCCTTTATATATCCTCGTATTGGTGTttacatatcattatttttgtatataatatttgtaaactgatttagaagcctttataaattactttttttatagatttataagtcattataacttttaaattctCCTTTATATATCCTCGTATTGGTGTttacatatcattatttttgtatataatatttgtaaactgatttagaagcctttataaattactttttttatagatttataagtctttataacttttaaattccCCTTTATATATCCTCGTATTGGTGTttacatatcattatttttgtatataatatttgtaaactgatttagaagcctttataaattactttttttatagatttataagtctttataacttttaaattccCCTTTATATATCCTCGTATTGGTGTttacatatcattatttttgtatataatatttgtaaactgatttagaagcctttataaattactttttttatagatttataagtcattataacttttaaattctCCTTTATATATCCTCGTATTGGTGTttacatatcattatttttgtatataatatttgtaaactgatttagaagcctttataaattactttttttatagatttataagtctttataacttttaaatttccCTTTATATATCCTCGTATTGGTGTttacatatcattatttttgtatataatatttgtaaactgatttagaagcctttataaattactttttttatagatttataagtctttataacttttaaatttccctttatatatcctaaactcgATTGATTTTACAAGAGGtaaaaaaacaagttttgttttttatcttatataaatttatatgcccttatacattattttatacagatttataaatcattttggttgtttataCAACTTTATAAACCttaattcttttttgttttatgaactGATGAGCTCTTGAAAAacgatttataaatctttataacttttatataCTCCTTTATATATCGTAAATTCATTTGTAATAAaccattttgttttgattttataagagGTTATAAACTATTTGTAATAATGTGTTATAAAGCTACTGAAATACAAATTTACCATTGAACTTTCTAAATTTAAGGAAAACCATAAATCCAAGTCATAAACTCATAATACTCAGAATTCTACAAACAAAGTTTACCAAACACGCATAAAACAGATAGTTGTTCACACATAACTATAAGCAAGCTATAAAGTTTTTGTTCATTCCCACATTAGTATTCATTGTAATTCCGAGAAGATATCAACCGCCAACTTTTCTCGGATGATTGCAATTTTTTCTTCACTCAGCTTTGTCAAATCCACTATACGCATTGCATGGCACTCTATCAGCTTCAATGCATAAACTCCACTGTCTTCTATTTTAAGAACCTTAAACAAATATGTTTTAGTAATATATTAGcagataaattataatataagttatttGATCTGAAGAACCTGGATACAAATCTACCATAAAGATTTATAAGCGGTTATAAAGATGTTACCTGTGGGAAACCTTCAGATACAATTTTTATCGAGAACTTGCTTGTATCCATG
This genomic interval from Brassica napus cultivar Da-Ae chromosome A6, Da-Ae, whole genome shotgun sequence contains the following:
- the LOC125575885 gene encoding uncharacterized protein LOC125575885 isoform X13, which gives rise to MKNNLKKKGKLLSIAKDCEVEVSIQEDGFRGSWYRAILEQNPTRVTGKKLRVSYKTMFNEDGVSPLKETIERSFIRPVPPECLNEGVVFKEGSVVDAYFNNGWWTGVIVVERPDGSFLVYFDDPPDIMRFIRSQLRPHADWIGSKWVKSKNKVLSQHMFTRGKLVEMTREISESEKEKIWVRALVITEVRKQGDDRRKFLIKRCTISQNSSDEAEGKHLIVDICKIRPSPPRDLCAEYSLNDYVEVVVTHGWRKGRVTEILLENKYKVYFAATKEDAVFNYTEIRLSMEWLGGGSWIRAHEREFENNAGTPIRPGQDSPSNTLATDEDDTLNDDATKIRSDQESPSITLVLESNEEDKVNDDATEITSSLERHRNTSVLEATEAETQNHETIYGKELPLPHESEDMMDDVATPIIDPQEIPRGETMSESNDKIALPKRISETGTKGVVLQRINKRSNLKLVGKVETLLGKEFKKLEDSFLAPVIKMGRKQKLMVFSRHLIHHLLLRRIDIGEKGLWFTFGEQLMRFSLREFHLTTGLPCVVDKDEDEAETSATKKKKKDPWMNKNQTLNTLLKLLVEKSKELTADQRLRLGATILVEGILMASNPVTSIPEERLLRARNFKEFCKYPWGNLAFDYLLKEVKSFTYAKLTENNQYAICGFIYALQLWALSSVNQLGTFFGISDDGIQFPLCLHWKETKALTIEEVNRFDQMEKVDVKCILGDPGLHSDLVEDVDCEFGRVVDLVKRGYRLKRQDWLNRSVDIAVAEAEVDENNSVPGIDATDQEKIEFLNNKVVSLEERVKYLEGLLNIRGETVKETEKSKETEAATKTKVNGQNADYELDENEVLGVYIDAKRKEIAKRKKNGVRPPREVGHQDEDDVEVEVNEEQPQEEEEQQQEDDTEDDVDDGDKESENPETNEGQTQEEEEQHQEDDAEVNEEQPQEEEEQQEEEDTEDDVDDGDKESENPETNEKQEEEEQQQEDDTEVNTDVDVGAKENGSENPVKGSKKRGRKDGEENEDAYEKPVKVTRKSERVTKGGEVNEDASEKPMKGTRKSKRGTKVNISQCIRVYKMLFSIINVTFFIVSSKLKGGEVNEDASEKPMKGTRKSKRGTKVNISLCIMLYKMLFSILYVTFFIVSSKLKDGEENEYAYEKPVKVTRKSERVTKGKKKGVTPPREVQQQVEDHAETNEDGEGNEDASKKHVKFTKKNGRGNKEHNVGTPKSKKQKKQFEKDSADDVIGSVLEDLKNAD
- the LOC125575885 gene encoding uncharacterized protein LOC125575885 isoform X20, whose amino-acid sequence is MKNNLKKKGKLLSIAKDCEVEVSIQEDGFRGSWYRAILEQNPTRVTGKKLRVSYKTMFNEDGVSPLKETIERSFIRPVPPECLNEGVVFKEGSVVDAYFNNGWWTGVIVVERPDGSFLVYFDDPPDIMRFIRSQLRPHADWIGSKWVKSKNKVLSQHMFTRGKLVEMTREISESEKEKIWVRALVITEVRKQGDDRRKFLIKRCTISQNSSDEAEGKHLIVDICKIRPSPPRDLCAEYSLNDYVEVVVTHGWRKGRVTEILLENKYKVYFAATKEDAVFNYTEIRLSMEWLGGGSWIRAHEREFENNAGTPIRPGQDSPSNTLATDEDDTLNDDATKIRSDQESPSITLVLESNEEDKVNDDATEITSSLERHRNTSVLEATEAETQNHETIYGKELPLPHESEDMMDDVATPIIDPQEIPRGETMSESNDKIALPKRISETGTKGVVLQRINKRSNLKLVGKVETLLGKEFKKLEDSFLAPVIKMGRKQKLMVFSRHLIHHLLLRRIDIGEKGLWFTFGEQLMRFSLREFHLTTGLPCVVDKDEDEAETSATKKKKKDPWMNKNQTLNTLLKLLVEKSKELTADQRLRLGATILVEGILMASNPVTSIPEERLLRARNFKEFCKYPWGNLAFDYLLKEVKSFTYAKLTENNQYAICGFIYALQLWALSSVNQLGTFFGISDDGIQFPLCLHWKETKALTIEEVNRFDQMEKVDVKCILGDPGLHSDLVEDVDCEFGRVVDLVKRGYRLKRQDWLNRSVDIAVAEAEVDENNSVPGIDATDQEKIEFLNNKVVSLEERVKYLEGLLNIRGETVKETEKSKETEAATKTKVNGQNADYELDENEVLGVYIDAKRKEIAKRKKNGVRPPREVGHQDEDDVEVEVNEEQPQEEEEQQQEDDTEDDVDDGDKESENPETNEGQTQEEEEQHQEDDAEVNEEQPQEEEEQQEEEDTEDDVDDGDKESENPETNEEQKQEEEEQQQEDDTEVNTDVDVGAKENGSENPVKGSKKRGRKDGEENEDAYEKPVKVTRKSERVTKGGEVNEDASEKPMKGTRKSKRGTKDGEENEYAYEKPVKVTRKSERVTKGKKKGVTPPREVQQQVEDHAETNEDGEGNEDASKKHVKFTKKNGRGNKEHNVGTPKSKKQKKQFEKDSADDVIGSVLEDLKNAD
- the LOC125575885 gene encoding uncharacterized protein LOC125575885 isoform X9; the encoded protein is MKNNLKKKGKLLSIAKDCEVEVSIQEDGFRGSWYRAILEQNPTRVTGKKLRVSYKTMFNEDGVSPLKETIERSFIRPVPPECLNEGVVFKEGSVVDAYFNNGWWTGVIVVERPDGSFLVYFDDPPDIMRFIRSQLRPHADWIGSKWVKSKNKVLSQHMFTRGKLVEMTREISESEKEKIWVRALVITEVRKQGDDRRKFLIKRCTISQNSSDEAEGKHLIVDICKIRPSPPRDLCAEYSLNDYVEVVVTHGWRKGRVTEILLENKYKVYFAATKEDAVFNYTEIRLSMEWLGGGSWIRAHEREFENNAGTPIRPGQDSPSNTLATDEDDTLNDDATKIRSDQESPSITLVLESNEEDKVNDDATEITSSLERHRNTSVLEATEAETQNHETIYGKELPLPHESEDMMDDVATPIIDPQEIPRGETMSESNDKIALPKRISETGTKGVVLQRINKRSNLKLVGKVETLLGKEFKKLEDSFLAPVIKMGRKQKLMVFSRHLIHHLLLRRIDIGEKGLWFTFGEQLMRFSLREFHLTTGLPCVVDKDEDEAETSATKKKKKDPWMNKNQTLNTLLKLLVEKSKELTADQRLRLGATILVEGILMASNPVTSIPEERLLRARNFKEFCKYPWGNLAFDYLLKEVKSFTYAKLTENNQYAICGFIYALQLWALSSVNQLGTFFGISDDGIQFPLCLHWKETKALTIEEVNRFDQMEKVDVKCILGDPGLHSDLVEDVDCEFGRVVDLVKRGYRLKRQDWLNRSVDIAVAEAEVDENNSVPGIDATDQEKIEFLNNKVVSLEERVKYLEGLLNIRGETVKETEKSKETEAATKTKVNGQNADYELDENEVLGVYIDAKRKEIAKRKKNGVRPPREVGHQDEDDVEVEVNEEQPQEEEEQQQEDDTEDDVDDGDKESENPETNEEQKQEEEEQQQEDDTEVNTDVDVGAKENGSENPVKGSKKRGRKVNISQCIRVYKMLFSIIYVTFFIVSSKLKDGEENEDAYEKPVKVTRKSERVTKVNISLCIMLYKMLFSIINVTFFIVSSKLKGGEVNEDASEKPMKGTRKSKRGTKVNISQCIRVYKMLFSIINVTFFIVSSKLKGGEVNEDASEKPMKGTRKSKRGTKVNISLCIMLYKMLFSILYVTFFIVSSKLKDGEENEYAYEKPVKVTRKSERVTKGKKKGVTPPREVQQQVEDHAETNEDGEGNEDASKKHVKFTKKNGRGNKEHNVGTPKSKKQKKQFEKDSADDVIGSVLEDLKNAD
- the LOC125575885 gene encoding uncharacterized protein LOC125575885 isoform X8, with amino-acid sequence MKNNLKKKGKLLSIAKDCEVEVSIQEDGFRGSWYRAILEQNPTRVTGKKLRVSYKTMFNEDGVSPLKETIERSFIRPVPPECLNEGVVFKEGSVVDAYFNNGWWTGVIVVERPDGSFLVYFDDPPDIMRFIRSQLRPHADWIGSKWVKSKNKVLSQHMFTRGKLVEMTREISESEKEKIWVRALVITEVRKQGDDRRKFLIKRCTISQNSSDEAEGKHLIVDICKIRPSPPRDLCAEYSLNDYVEVVVTHGWRKGRVTEILLENKYKVYFAATKEDAVFNYTEIRLSMEWLGGGSWIRAHEREFENNAGTPIRPGQDSPSNTLATDEDDTLNDDATKIRSDQESPSITLVLESNEEDKVNDDATEITSSLERHRNTSVLEATEAETQNHETIYGKELPLPHESEDMMDDVATPIIDPQEIPRGETMSESNDKIALPKRISETGTKGVVLQRINKRSNLKLVGKVETLLGKEFKKLEDSFLAPVIKMGRKQKLMVFSRHLIHHLLLRRIDIGEKGLWFTFGEQLMRFSLREFHLTTGLPCVVDKDEDEAETSATKKKKKDPWMNKNQTLNTLLKLLVEKSKELTADQRLRLGATILVEGILMASNPVTSIPEERLLRARNFKEFCKYPWGNLAFDYLLKEVKSFTYAKLTENNQYAICGFIYALQLWALSSVNQLGTFFGISDDGIQFPLCLHWKETKALTIEEVNRFDQMEKVDVKCILGDPGLHSDLVEDVDCEFGRVVDLVKRGYRLKRQDWLNRSVDIAVAEAEVDENNSVPGIDATDQEKIEFLNNKVVSLEERVKYLEGLLNIRGETVKETEKSKETEAATKTKVNGQNADYELDENEVLGVYIDAKRKEIAKRKKNGVRPPREVGHQDEDDVEVEVNEEQPQEEEEQQQEDDTEDDVDDGDKESENPETNEGQTQEEEEQHQEDDAEVNEEQPQEEEEQQEEEDTEDDVDDGDKESENPETNEKQEEEEQQQEDDTEVNTDVDVGAKENGSENPVKGSKKRGRKDGEENEDAYEKPVKVTRKSERVTKVNISLCIMLYKMLFSIINVTFFIVSSKLKGGEVNEDASEKPMKGTRKSKRGTKVNISQCIRVYKMLFSIINVTFFIVSSKLKGGEVNEDASEKPMKGTRKSKRGTKVNISLCIMLYKMLFSILYVTFFIVSSKLKDGEENEYAYEKPVKVTRKSERVTKGKKKGVTPPREVQQQVEDHAETNEDGEGNEDASKKHVKFTKKNGRGNKEHNVGTPKSKKQKKQFEKDSADDVIGSVLEDLKNAD